A single window of Malus sylvestris chromosome 5, drMalSylv7.2, whole genome shotgun sequence DNA harbors:
- the LOC126621611 gene encoding hyoscyamine 6-dioxygenase-like, with protein sequence METFDQKLASSWFDVQSVPQTYVHPPEKRPGNTVGVPPCKNIPVVDLGNDDRSHTIQQISKASQDFGFFQVINHGVSKKLIDDTMSVSKEFHAMPRKDKIIEGSKDPTGSYKFYTSSENYANEELHYWRDALAHPAHPSENNIQFWPQNPTRYREVLKTYAEEVRKLGSRILEMLAEGLGLSKEFFNGGLSEYPRLLSNHYPPCPDPSLTLGLAKHRDPSLITILLQDSEGLQVFKDGNWIGVEPISSGFVVNIGYVMQMISNSKFKGADHRAVTNSRAARTTVAYFIYPSNETVIEPAKALCNPPLYKSMTFTEFLQYFKSKAANDEELSKVLSLSGS encoded by the exons ATGGAGACATTTGACCAGAAGCTTGCTTCAAGCTGGTTTGATGTTCAATCTGTTCCCCAAACCTATGTCCACCCACCAGAAAAGCGGCCTGGCAACACTGTCGGCGTTCCTCCTTGCAAGAACATTCCAGTAGTTGATCTTGGCAACGATGATCGCAGTCACACAATTCAACAAATTTCCAAAGCTAGCCAAGACTTCGGATTTTTCCAG GTCATCAATCATGGGGTTTCCAAGAAGTTGATTGATGACACAATGAGTGTTTCCAAGGAGTTTCATGCAATGCCCCGAAAAGACAAGATAATCGAAGGCTCAAAGGACCCTACCGGAAGCTACAAGTTCTACACAAGCAGTGAAAACTATGCGAATGAAGAGCTTCACTACTGGAGAGATGCATTGGCTCACCCCGCTCATCCTTCTGAAAACAACATTCAGTTTTGGCCTCAAAATCCTACTCGATACCG AGAAGTTTTAAAAACTTACGCGGAGGAGGTAAGAAAGTTGGGTTCTAGGATTTTGGAGATGCTTGCTGAAGGGTTGGGACTGAGCAAAGAGTTCTTCAATGGTGGACTTAGTGAATATCCACGGCTGCTGTCCAACCACTATCCGCCGTGCCCAGATCCTAGTTTAACTTTGGGATTAGCGAAACACCGTGATCCGAGCCTCATTACCATTTTACTGCAAGATTCAGAAGGACTCCAAGTCTTCAAAGATGGGAATTGGATTGGTGTTGAGCCTATTTCTAGTGGCTTTGTTGTTAACATAGGTTACGTCATGCAA ATGATCAGCAACTCGAAGTTTAAAGGCGCTGACCATCGAGCCGTGACAAATTCAAGAGCTGCAAGGACAACGGTTGCGTACTTTATTTATCCGTCTAATGAGACTGTTATAGAACCTGCAAAAGCTTTGTGCAATCCACCACTGTACAAATCCATGACGTTTACAGAGTTCCTTCAATACTTCAAATCGAAAGCTGCCAACGACGAAGAACTGTCAAAGGTTTTAAGCCTCTCGGGGAGCTAA